In Herbaspirillum sp. WKF16, one genomic interval encodes:
- a CDS encoding LysR family transcriptional regulator: MNKFAEMQVFVAVADTSGFSAAARRLGLAPSSVLRLVDALEERLGAKLLNRSTRSVTLTEGGRSFYERVQLILEQLDAADIAAAALDEEPQGVLRVTAPVTFSTMYLMPVCRELHRRYPLLQLDLQLSDGMSNMIDESIDVAIRIGATGDQPNVIARRLASHDRVICASGEYLRARGTPQKPSDLLAHHCLQFCYDGPRRGWRFRRIGAAGGAIEEVNVQGNFFANNAEMLRQAAVNGRGVAMLASWLVGADLSAGRLVGVLGEFEANPGAMDVGMFAMYPANRRGSVKVKAFIDLLIEQLAAHPGIADSSRR; encoded by the coding sequence ATGAATAAGTTTGCCGAAATGCAAGTCTTTGTCGCGGTGGCCGACACCTCCGGTTTTTCCGCTGCGGCGCGCCGGCTGGGGTTGGCGCCCTCATCCGTGCTGCGCCTGGTCGATGCGCTGGAGGAGCGCCTCGGCGCCAAGTTGCTGAACCGCTCGACGCGCAGCGTCACCCTTACCGAAGGCGGCCGCAGCTTCTATGAGCGGGTTCAGCTCATCCTCGAGCAACTCGATGCCGCCGACATCGCGGCTGCGGCGCTGGACGAAGAGCCGCAGGGCGTTCTCAGGGTGACGGCGCCGGTGACCTTCAGCACGATGTACCTGATGCCGGTGTGTCGCGAATTGCATCGCCGCTATCCGCTGCTGCAGCTCGATCTGCAGCTGAGCGACGGCATGAGCAATATGATCGACGAGTCCATCGACGTGGCCATCCGCATTGGCGCCACCGGCGACCAACCCAACGTGATCGCGCGGCGGCTGGCATCGCACGACCGCGTCATCTGCGCCAGCGGCGAGTACCTGCGTGCGCGCGGCACGCCCCAAAAGCCCTCCGACCTGCTGGCGCACCACTGCCTGCAATTCTGTTACGACGGGCCCAGGCGCGGCTGGCGTTTCCGGCGTATCGGGGCCGCCGGCGGCGCGATCGAGGAGGTCAACGTACAAGGGAATTTTTTTGCGAACAATGCCGAGATGTTGCGCCAGGCCGCCGTGAACGGCCGCGGCGTGGCGATGCTGGCAAGCTGGCTGGTGGGTGCCGACCTGAGCGCCGGTCGGCTGGTCGGCGTGCTGGGCGAATTCGAGGCCAACCCCGGCGCCATGGACGTCGGGATGTTCGCCATGTACCCGGCCAACCGGCGCGGCTCGGTGAAGGTGAAGGCCTTCATCGACCTGCTCATCGAGCAGCTTGCCGCGCACCCCGGGATCGCCGATAGCAGCCGGCGCTGA
- a CDS encoding thymidylate synthase, giving the protein MKQYQDLIQDVLDNGSWQENRTGVRTLSVPGAMMRFDLQKGFPAVTTKRLAFKSVVGELVGFLRATRSAATFRELGCKVWDQNANENAEWLANPFRAGTDDLGPVYGVQWRQWPAYKVIDANQPAQIEAARSKGFSIVSTLTDNGQDKVLLYKAVDQLRECLDTIIKNPSSRRILFHGWNCAVLDEVALPACHLLYQFLPNQATKEISLCLYVRSNDIGLGTPFNLAEGAALLHLVGRLTGYKPRWFTYFVGDAHIYENHIEMVTEQLKRDPFPAPQLVIADRVPDFAATGKYEPEWLEKVEPGDFSLENYQHHAPLTAPMAV; this is encoded by the coding sequence ATGAAACAATACCAAGACCTGATCCAAGACGTCCTCGACAACGGCAGCTGGCAAGAGAACCGCACCGGCGTTCGCACCCTCTCGGTGCCGGGCGCGATGATGCGTTTCGACCTGCAAAAGGGATTCCCTGCGGTGACCACCAAGCGCCTGGCCTTCAAGTCGGTGGTCGGCGAACTGGTGGGCTTCCTGCGCGCCACGCGCAGCGCCGCCACCTTCCGCGAGCTGGGCTGCAAGGTCTGGGACCAGAACGCGAACGAGAACGCCGAGTGGCTGGCGAACCCCTTCCGCGCGGGGACGGACGACCTGGGACCGGTCTACGGCGTACAGTGGCGCCAATGGCCCGCCTACAAGGTGATCGACGCCAACCAGCCGGCGCAGATCGAGGCGGCCCGCAGCAAGGGCTTCAGCATCGTCTCCACGCTGACCGACAACGGCCAGGACAAGGTATTGCTGTACAAGGCCGTGGACCAGTTGCGCGAGTGCCTGGACACCATCATCAAGAACCCGAGCAGCCGCCGCATCCTCTTCCACGGCTGGAACTGCGCGGTGCTGGACGAAGTCGCCCTTCCCGCCTGCCACCTGCTTTACCAGTTCCTGCCCAACCAGGCCACGAAGGAAATTTCGCTGTGTCTCTACGTGCGCAGCAACGACATCGGCCTGGGCACGCCGTTCAACCTGGCCGAAGGCGCGGCCCTGCTGCACCTGGTCGGCCGCCTGACGGGCTACAAGCCGCGCTGGTTCACGTATTTCGTGGGCGACGCCCACATTTATGAGAATCACATCGAGATGGTGACCGAACAATTGAAGCGCGACCCCTTCCCCGCGCCGCAACTGGTCATTGCCGACCGCGTTCCCGATTTCGCGGCGACCGGCAAGTATGAACCGGAGTGGCTGGAGAAGGTCGAGCCCGGCGACTTCTCCCTTGAGAACTACCAGCATCACGCGCCGCTGACCGCGCCGATGGCAGTGTGA
- a CDS encoding 3-keto-5-aminohexanoate cleavage protein yields MAKPRKVIITCAVTGAIHTPSMSPYLPVTPDEIRDAALGAAEAGAAIVHLHARDPQNGKPTQDPDEFRKFLPGIKAKSNVVINLTTGGAPTMGVEERLQPALQLKPEVASLNMGSMNFGLYEMLGRFKDFKYDWEKPYLAESDDRIFRNTFKDIAYILESCSANQTRFEIECYDIGHLYTAAHFIDRGLIKPPFLIQSVFGLRGGIGNDVEDVMHMKRTADRLFGEDYFWSVLGAGRGQIPIATMSAAIGGHTRVGLEDSLWDGPGQLAKSNADQVRRIRTVIEALSLEVATPDDAREMLKLKGGSNVAF; encoded by the coding sequence ATGGCCAAACCCCGCAAAGTCATCATCACTTGCGCCGTCACCGGCGCCATCCACACCCCCTCGATGTCGCCCTACCTGCCGGTGACGCCGGACGAAATCCGCGACGCCGCGCTGGGCGCGGCCGAAGCCGGCGCCGCCATCGTCCACCTGCACGCGCGCGATCCGCAGAACGGCAAGCCCACGCAAGACCCCGACGAGTTCCGCAAATTCCTGCCCGGCATCAAGGCCAAGTCCAACGTGGTGATCAACCTCACCACCGGCGGCGCCCCCACCATGGGCGTGGAAGAGCGCCTGCAGCCGGCGCTGCAGCTCAAGCCCGAGGTCGCCTCGCTCAACATGGGCTCGATGAACTTCGGCCTGTACGAAATGCTGGGCCGCTTCAAGGACTTCAAGTACGACTGGGAAAAGCCCTACCTCGCCGAATCGGACGACCGCATCTTCCGCAACACCTTCAAGGACATCGCCTACATCCTCGAATCCTGCAGCGCCAACCAGACCCGCTTCGAGATCGAGTGCTACGACATCGGCCACCTCTACACCGCGGCCCACTTCATCGACCGCGGCCTGATCAAGCCGCCGTTCCTGATCCAGTCGGTGTTCGGCCTGCGCGGCGGCATCGGCAACGACGTGGAAGACGTGATGCACATGAAGCGCACCGCCGATCGCCTGTTCGGCGAGGACTACTTCTGGTCGGTGCTGGGCGCCGGCCGCGGCCAGATCCCGATCGCCACCATGTCGGCGGCGATCGGCGGCCACACCCGCGTCGGCCTGGAAGACTCGCTGTGGGACGGCCCGGGCCAGCTGGCCAAGAGCAACGCCGACCAGGTCAGGCGCATCCGCACCGTGATCGAGGCGCTGTCGCTGGAAGTGGCCACGCCCGATGACGCGCGCGAAATGCTCAAGCTCAAGGGCGGCAGCAACGTCGCCTTCTGA